One window from the genome of Anopheles merus strain MAF chromosome 3R, AmerM5.1, whole genome shotgun sequence encodes:
- the LOC121596898 gene encoding netrin receptor unc-5-like yields the protein MTVPCRLPYFLQLYFICTVGLASPGGLETQEHRRSDYPEHVSAALPRKDTALEQYKSPPFDGNSQRQSPFNRQAHLPPDAGKRWDVPFNPAPDRESRKSHESLVLPFATVPKGELHAVRKSENNHAEMKLAPRQRPGSDVIEKRDDDDDDDDDDGDGDVAQKPARMLDDRRPVRDDDVVDAAKDEYYDAPAREEHEGDNYEDGKIINSGTLDNIFAGKSNGPTSGSVIEHPKGTASVRGSKVGKALGGAAESNGAEEVDEDEEDDEEEEEEEEEDENDSEVSYGEDVLPPSEAFGTFGERTGGGLKVEEAPYFLVEPQNTYVIRSKPAVLKCKAANTLQIHFKCSGSIKPPPSIEESHVDPHSGVHFQEVTATISRDLVYEYFGKLPFKCECHAWSPRGKAVSQPASIVVAYLKKNFDLMETRIRAEAGEKLEIKCMAPKGYPKPQITWLKNNFTVTSSPLLTFTAEGNIVITSLNLQDIGNYTCVAENIAGKRISEPIELIVYVNGGWSQWSAWLECRCPGKPAQGRKRTRSCSDPIPLYGGAPCVGPNQQKTADCVTCPEDTQIITPNGFEDNAFVRRWSSWSAWSACSNKCTQSRRRTCRTQNIDYYDKALVKHHQQLAALMEDHDEQESSAYGCHGKDVQTIVCRGGECKIDDTASDWIFYLGLGFIVALCLTFLVFLLHMRHRQKLPTYSITRTTPDQHTYTHEFQKKLTLSSNPPDINIRVNGYEYSNGSTMEAPKVPSQNVPLLLTRSTSEHHYDEPQFNSMQPNQALKKDGSAGVYNQQKLAGVILQHHYHQYHSLEQSHLQRQIASSPIAQSQKGQYRSSESLSGTSNTNTSISTYAIATTDSLDTSSSSEAMYKSNSVRQVVTSDGGWLEMEHLQTSLSIPEGAIPAALRINVFLAVMYDSKDTILVENQVTHISPTIVCGPAKSNFTKPLIIKVPHCAEDIGSWKVSLFYKEEVTNCWKKIASSENDVPSPQAYIQLDQHNAYIMTRKLGKYLLGGESLTPEVNVTKRLKIVMFGPARKPEADFNIRAYVLEDYPSALEHCSGIETRLGYFQIGQSSPFHFANNKEAMTLRINCSGGWTTAAECAVQKIPFNHIWKNMSILNCEFLLHKLTDEMPCLRLELAVEQDNGAKVLITSVAFS from the exons ATGACCGTTCCTTGCCGATTACCATACTTCCTTCAGCTATATTTTATTTGCACCGTTGGACTGGCCTCGCCCGGTGGTCTGGAAACGCAAGAGCACCGTCGGTCGGACTACCCGGAGCATGTATCCGCTGCGTTGCCGCGCAAAGATACCGCATTGGAACAGTATAAATCACCGCCATTCGATGGCAATAGCCAGCGGCAGTCGCCTTTCAATCGGCAGGCTCACCTACCGCCGGACGCAGGGAAACGATGGGATGTTCCATTCAATCCCGCACCGGACCGGGAAAGCCGTAAATCGCACGAATCGCTCGTCCTCCCCTTCGCAACGGTACCAAAGGGTGAGCTGCATGCGGTCCGTAAGTCGGAAAACAATCACGCGGAAATGAAACTTGCTCCTCGTCAACGGCCAGGAAGTGACGTTATTGAAAAgagggatgatgatgatgatgatgatgatgatgatggcgatggtgATGTTGCTCAAAAGCCGGCCCGTATGCTTGACGACCGGCGGCCCGTCCGGGATGATGACGTTGTGGACGCTGCCAAGGACGAGTACTACGACGCACCGGCGAGGGAAGAACACGAAGGTGATAATTATGAGGACGGTAAAATAATCAATTCAGGCACGTTGGATAACATTTTTGCCGGCAAGTCAAACGGACCTACGTCAGGTTCTGTGATTGAACACCCGAAGGGTACGGCAAGTGTGCGTGGTTCTAAGGTGGGGAAGGCGCTGGGTGGTGCTGCCGAATCGAACGGAGCCGAGGAAGTCGACGAAGATGAGGAGgatgatgaggaggaggaggaagaagaagaggaggatGAAAATGACAGTGAAGTGTCATATGGTGAGGATGTACTTCCACCAAGCGAAGCGTTCGGCACGTTTGGCGAGCGCACTGGCGGTGGGTTGAAGGTGGAGGAAGCGCCATACTTTCTGGTTGAGCCGCAAAATACTTACGTGATCCGGAGCAAGCCGGCCGTGCTGAAGTGCAAAGCGGCGAACACGTTGCAG ATACATTTCAAGTGCAGTGGCAGCATAAAACCACCCCCGTCGATCGAAGAGTCGCACGTAGATCCGCACAGCGGTGTGCACTTCCAGGAGGTAACGGCCACAATCTCCCGCGACCTGGTGTACGAGTACTTCGGCAAGCTGCCGTTCAAATGCGAATGCCACGCCTGGTCTCCGCGCGGGAAAGCCGTCAGCCAGCCCGCCTCGATTGTTGTTGCGT ATTTGAAGAAAAACTTCGACCTTATGGAAACCAGAATACGTGCTGAAGCTGGAGAAAAGCTGGAAATTAAGTGCATGGCTCCCAAAGGTTATCCAAAGCCTCAGATAACGTGGCTGAAGAACAATTTTACCGTCACCTCTAGTCCATTATTGACCTTCACGGCTGAAGGAAACATTGTGATAACTAGTCTCAATCTGCAG GACATAGGGAATTATACGTGTGTCGCAGAAAACATTGCCGGCAAAAGGATATCGGAACCAATAGAATTGATCGTGTATG TTAATGGAGGATGGAGCCAATGGAGCGCCTGGTTAGAGTGCCGCTGTCCGGGGAAACCAGCTCAAGGAAGGAAACGCACACGATCCTGCAGCGATCCCATCCCCCTGTATGGTGGGGCGCCCTGCGTGGGACCTAACCAACAGAAGACGGCCGATTGCGTAACTTGCCCAG AAGATACACAAATAATCACTCCGAATGGATTCGAAGATAATGCCTTTG TACGCCGTTGGTCATCATGGTCTGCGTGGAGCGCGTGCTCAAACAAATGCACGCAATCAAGGAGACGAACCTGTCGGACACAAAACATCGACTACTACGATAAAGCGCTAGTGAAACATCATCAACAGTTGGCAGCCCTGATGGAGGATCATGACGAGCAGGAGAGCAGTGCCTATGGCTGCCACGGCAAGGACGTGCAAACCATCGTTTGCCGCGGTGGCGAATGCAAAATCGATGATACAG CTTCCGATTGGATATTTTATCTCGGGCTAGGGTTCATTGTGGCGCTCTGCTTAACGTTCCTGGTATTTCTGCTGCACATGCGACATCGGCAAAAGCTGCCAACGTATTCCATTACCCGCACCACACCTGATCAGCACACGTACACGCACGAGTTTCAAAAGAAGCTCACCCTCTCGTCCAACCCCCCGGACATCAATATTCGTGTCAATGGCTATGAATATTCGAACGGCAGCACCATGGAAGCCCCAAAGGTACCGAGCCAGAATGTTCCGCTGCTTCTGACCAGATCGACATCCGAGCATCACTACGACGAACCGCAGTTCAATTCGAT GCAACCGAACCAGGCCCTGAAAAAGGACGGTTCGGCAGGAGTGTACAATCAACAAAAGCTAGCCGGAGTGATTCTTCAGCATCATTATCATCAGTATCATTCGCTCGAGCAGAGCCATCTTCAGCGTCAAATAGCGTCGTCACCCATCGCTCAATCGCAGAAGGGTCAGTATCGCAGCTCCGAATCCTTATCAGGGACGTCCAACACAAACACGT CAATCTCAACCTATGCCATCGCAACGACGGACTCGTTGGATACGTCCAGTTCGTCGGAGGCCATGTACAAATCGAACTCCGTCCGTCAGGTCGTCACCTCGGACGGGGGTTGGTTGGAAATGGAGCATCTGCAAACGTCACTCTCCATACCCGAGGGAGCCATTCCGGCAGCGCTAAGAATAAACGTTTTCCTGGCCGTCATGTACGACTCCAAAGATACGATACTAGTCGAAAACCAGGTCACACACATCAGCCCAACGATTGTCTGTGGTCCAGCGAAGAGTAACTTCACCAAACCGCTCATAATCAAGGTGCCGCACTGCGCCGAGGATATTGGCAGCTGGAAGGTATCGCTCTTCTACAAAGAGGAAGTAACGAACTGCTGGAAAAAGATTGCATCATCGGAAAATGATGTACCCAGCCCGCAAGCCTACATTCAGCTAGACCAGCACAACGCGTACATCATGACCCGCAAGCTCGGCAAGTATCTGCTCGGTGGAGAGAGCCTAACGCCCGAAGTGAATGTCACCAAGCGGCTGAAGATTGTCATGTTCGGTCCGGCTCGGAAACCGGAAGCAGACTTCAACATACGCGCCTACGTGCTGGAGGACTATCCGAGTGCTCTCGAGCACTGTAGTGGGATAGAAACGCGACTGGGGTACTTCCAGATCGGGCAAAGCTCGCCGTTCCACTTCGCCAACAACAAAGAGGCGATGACACTGCGGATCAACTGTTCCGGCGGCTGGACGACGGCAGCGGAATGTGCTGTGCAGAAGATTCCCTTCAACCACATCTGGAAGAACATGTCCATCTTGAACTGTGAGTTCTTGCTGCACAAGCTGACCGATGAGATGCCTTGTTTACGATTGGAGCTGGCTGTCGAGCAGGACAACGGTGCCAAAGTGCTGATCACGTCAGTGGCGTTCTCGTGA